One genomic window of Actinoplanes lobatus includes the following:
- a CDS encoding pectate lyase family protein: MSPSRRTVLSALSAGALVTGGLAVVGPAAPAWAAESSPVGYASMNGGTSGGSSSTVVTVTTAAALKSALSSSTSQTIRVSGLITISGMYSVASNKTILGVGSSSGVTGGGLNLSSVRNVIIRNLVFRNASDDSINVQEGTTNVWIDHNDLASGYDGLIDIKRGSDFITVSWNRLHNHDKSMLLGHSDDNASQDTGKLRVTYVHNWFEGTGQRHPRVRFANPVHVLNNYYSNIGSYGVASTENAGVYVERNYFENVATPTVTQTGDSDPGNLKVLNNYKVNSGTEQVRNGASVAAIPYSYTPQANNTVKDTVVAGAGVGKI; encoded by the coding sequence ATGTCCCCGTCACGCCGTACCGTCCTGTCCGCACTGTCCGCCGGCGCCCTGGTCACGGGCGGCCTCGCCGTCGTCGGCCCGGCCGCCCCCGCCTGGGCCGCCGAGTCCAGCCCCGTCGGCTACGCCAGCATGAACGGCGGCACCTCCGGCGGCTCGTCCTCGACCGTGGTCACCGTGACCACCGCGGCCGCCCTCAAGTCGGCGCTCAGCTCCAGCACCTCGCAGACCATCAGGGTCTCCGGGTTGATCACCATCTCCGGCATGTACAGCGTCGCCTCGAACAAGACGATCCTGGGAGTGGGCTCCAGCTCCGGCGTCACCGGCGGCGGCCTCAACCTCTCCAGCGTCCGCAACGTGATCATCCGCAACCTGGTGTTCCGCAACGCGAGCGACGACTCGATCAACGTGCAGGAGGGCACCACCAACGTCTGGATCGACCACAACGACCTGGCCAGCGGCTACGACGGCCTGATCGACATCAAGCGCGGCTCGGACTTCATCACGGTCTCCTGGAACCGGCTGCACAACCACGACAAGTCGATGCTGCTCGGCCACAGTGACGACAACGCCTCCCAGGACACCGGGAAGCTGCGGGTCACCTACGTGCACAACTGGTTCGAGGGCACCGGCCAGCGGCACCCGCGGGTCCGCTTCGCCAACCCGGTGCACGTGCTGAACAACTACTACAGCAACATCGGCTCCTACGGCGTCGCCTCCACCGAGAACGCGGGCGTCTACGTCGAGCGCAACTACTTCGAGAACGTCGCCACCCCGACGGTCACCCAGACCGGCGACTCCGACCCCGGCAACCTCAAGGTGCTCAACAACTACAAGGTCAACTCCGGCACCGAGCAGGTCCGCAACGGCGCCAGCGTCGCGGCGATCCCCTACTCGTACACCCCGCAGGCCAACAACACGGTCAAGGACACCGTCGTGGCCGGCGCGGGCGTCGGCAAGATCTGA
- a CDS encoding M28 family peptidase: MDTPKTSLSRRRMLTIAMGGAATVALPAPAWAVTDQRPGAVRPPTLTGGDHQVAKRVSAERALQHLKVLSLGIGPRIGGTRSEKIAADYIAGVLDHLGYHVTLQPFPVADKFLAQLDSPRGLPKDLIWQAGASPHAALDTRVRGEVVDVKAGAAADYPADVTGKIVLVDYVLADRETQVATAVAQGAAAVIFLPVDLVEPRRASAFSPQLPGLAENPAAIPVVGVAQAQKHRLRELLAAGRLKLTVRTTAHRGLTSHNVIADSRRTTTGKVVMVSAHYDSVIGSPGANDDGSGTVLNLELARALRGLRTEAPLRFALWGSEEQGLIGSRYYVAQLPQEERDRIVCVYQNDMVATSWDPATRYWLLSFTGLANRATDEVTAAAVRLGYDPRISPVTLRGSSDHQSFQEVGIAAANFSWRGEASPALLEPPYHSPEDTIAKNISLERLQVSLELIGSAAYATALRP, from the coding sequence TTGGACACACCAAAAACCTCACTGAGCCGCCGCCGGATGCTCACCATCGCCATGGGCGGCGCGGCCACCGTCGCGCTGCCGGCCCCGGCCTGGGCGGTCACCGACCAGCGCCCGGGAGCGGTCCGCCCACCGACGCTGACCGGTGGCGATCACCAGGTGGCGAAACGCGTCTCCGCCGAACGCGCGCTCCAGCACCTCAAGGTGCTGTCCCTCGGCATCGGCCCGCGCATCGGCGGCACCCGCTCCGAGAAGATCGCGGCCGACTACATCGCCGGGGTGCTCGACCACCTCGGCTACCACGTGACGTTGCAGCCGTTCCCGGTTGCCGACAAGTTCCTCGCCCAGCTCGACTCGCCCCGCGGCCTGCCGAAGGACCTCATCTGGCAGGCCGGCGCCTCCCCGCACGCCGCGCTCGACACCCGGGTCCGCGGCGAGGTGGTGGACGTGAAGGCCGGCGCCGCCGCCGACTACCCGGCCGACGTCACTGGCAAGATCGTGCTGGTCGACTACGTGCTCGCCGACCGCGAGACACAGGTCGCCACCGCCGTCGCCCAGGGCGCCGCGGCCGTCATCTTCCTCCCCGTCGACCTGGTCGAACCGCGCCGCGCGTCGGCGTTCAGCCCCCAGCTGCCCGGCCTCGCGGAGAACCCGGCGGCGATCCCGGTCGTCGGCGTCGCCCAGGCACAGAAGCACCGGCTCCGCGAACTGCTCGCCGCCGGCCGCCTCAAACTGACCGTCAGGACCACCGCGCACCGCGGCCTCACCTCGCACAACGTGATCGCCGACAGTCGCCGTACGACCACCGGCAAGGTGGTCATGGTCAGCGCCCACTACGACTCGGTGATCGGGTCGCCGGGCGCCAACGACGACGGCTCGGGCACCGTGCTCAACCTGGAACTGGCGCGGGCGCTGCGCGGACTGCGCACCGAGGCGCCGCTGCGGTTCGCGCTGTGGGGCTCCGAGGAGCAGGGCCTGATCGGCTCCCGCTACTACGTGGCCCAGCTGCCGCAGGAGGAACGCGACCGGATCGTCTGCGTCTACCAGAACGACATGGTCGCCACCAGCTGGGACCCGGCCACCCGGTACTGGCTGCTGTCCTTCACCGGGCTCGCCAACCGGGCCACCGACGAGGTCACCGCGGCCGCCGTGCGGCTCGGCTACGACCCGCGGATCTCCCCGGTCACCCTGCGCGGATCCAGCGACCACCAGTCGTTCCAGGAGGTCGGCATCGCGGCGGCCAACTTCTCCTGGCGCGGCGAGGCGTCCCCGGCGCTGCTCGAACCGCCCTACCACAGCCCGGAGGACACCATCGCCAAGAACATCAGCCTGGAGCGGTTGCAGGTGTCGCTCGAGCTGATCGGATCGGCTGCCTACGCCACCGCGTTGCGACCCTGA